A stretch of the Bartonella henselae str. Houston-1 genome encodes the following:
- a CDS encoding MerR family transcriptional regulator, with translation MYGYYSIGELTKEFSITARTLRYYEEEGLLVPCRHGSARFYTQTDRHKLKQILRAKRVKFSLSEISEMLSMVGKPPTDEKKLKELIAGVNKKRADLQQMQRDIDDFLHDLERIEETLFESLAELGVNR, from the coding sequence ATGTACGGATATTATTCAATTGGTGAATTGACAAAGGAATTTTCAATAACTGCTCGGACGCTACGTTATTATGAAGAAGAAGGACTTCTTGTGCCCTGCCGGCATGGAAGTGCACGATTTTATACGCAAACAGATCGTCATAAATTAAAACAAATACTGCGTGCTAAAAGAGTTAAATTTTCTTTGTCTGAAATATCCGAGATGTTAAGCATGGTTGGAAAACCGCCGACTGATGAGAAAAAGCTTAAGGAATTAATTGCAGGGGTTAATAAAAAACGGGCTGATTTACAGCAGATGCAACGCGATATTGATGATTTTCTGCATGATTTAGAACGCATCGAGGAAACTTTATTTGAGAGTTTAGCCGAATTGGGGGTTAATCGTTGA
- the clpS gene encoding ATP-dependent Clp protease adapter ClpS, with the protein MAQNLIKNSITHFMHNEKGKNGDEYRHDAFIMPKMRSKLQKPKLYRVLLLDDDYTPMDFVIFVLKSFFKKNFEEAMHIMLSVHQNGVGECGIYNYEVAEMKIIQVRECARQNEHPLQCVMEWK; encoded by the coding sequence ATGGCACAAAATCTAATAAAAAATTCCATAACTCATTTTATGCACAATGAAAAAGGCAAGAATGGGGATGAATACAGGCATGATGCTTTTATAATGCCCAAAATGAGATCAAAACTTCAAAAACCTAAACTATATCGTGTTCTTTTACTGGATGATGATTATACACCTATGGATTTCGTTATTTTTGTTTTAAAGAGCTTTTTTAAAAAAAACTTCGAAGAAGCAATGCATATTATGTTAAGTGTTCATCAAAATGGAGTAGGTGAATGCGGAATTTATAATTACGAAGTAGCTGAAATGAAAATAATACAAGTTAGGGAGTGTGCACGTCAAAATGAACATCCGTTACAATGTGTAATGGAATGGAAGTGA
- a CDS encoding L-serine ammonia-lyase gives MFLSVFELFKIGIGPSSSHTMGPMTAANMFLREIMRCNFLRSSHTGISHIRVYLYGSLAFTGVGHATDRAVILGLLGEEAATVNPDNIDILLEKVTREKKVQPDGHPAYWFNLQSDLIFKRKEVLPGHTNGLAFEGLDADGNVLLRQTYYSIGGGFVVTEDELNCINGNTQSKTSKVPYPFDSARKMLSMAEKSGLSIAEMKRLNEETKMERSALNTGLDNIFSAITKCIDRGLSQEGELPGGLRVSRRAKKLYETLLENQKKNRNYPLLANDWLSVYAIAVNEENAAGGRVVTAPTNGAAGVVPAVLRYYLQFNDNSDQEGIHNFLLTAAAIGGVIKHNASISGAEVGCQGEVGTASSMAAAGLTAVLGGTPAQIENAAEIALEHHLGMTCDPVAGLVQIPCIERNAMGAVKAVTASSLALHGNGKHFVSLDACIETMRQTGHDMSERYKETSKAGLAVNAISC, from the coding sequence GTGTTTTTATCTGTTTTTGAACTTTTTAAAATTGGTATTGGTCCATCCAGCTCCCATACGATGGGGCCGATGACTGCTGCTAATATGTTTTTGCGAGAGATTATGAGATGCAATTTTTTAAGATCATCTCATACTGGGATTTCTCATATACGTGTCTATCTTTATGGTTCATTAGCTTTTACGGGAGTTGGTCATGCTACAGATAGAGCTGTTATATTAGGACTTTTAGGAGAAGAAGCCGCAACTGTTAATCCTGATAATATAGATATACTGTTAGAAAAGGTTACACGTGAAAAGAAAGTGCAACCAGACGGCCATCCTGCTTATTGGTTTAATTTGCAAAGTGATCTTATTTTTAAACGAAAGGAAGTTTTACCTGGACATACTAATGGACTTGCGTTTGAAGGGCTTGATGCTGATGGGAACGTTCTTTTGAGGCAGACTTATTATTCTATCGGTGGTGGTTTTGTGGTGACTGAGGATGAATTAAACTGTATAAATGGTAATACGCAATCAAAAACTTCTAAGGTACCATATCCTTTTGATTCTGCGCGTAAAATGTTATCAATGGCAGAAAAATCAGGGTTATCAATTGCTGAAATGAAGCGCTTAAATGAAGAGACAAAGATGGAGCGTTCTGCGCTTAATACAGGCCTTGATAATATTTTTTCAGCGATAACAAAATGCATTGATAGAGGTCTTTCACAAGAAGGTGAGTTACCAGGTGGATTGCGTGTTTCAAGGCGTGCTAAAAAACTATATGAAACGCTTTTGGAAAACCAGAAGAAAAATCGCAATTATCCACTTTTAGCAAATGATTGGCTTTCAGTATATGCCATAGCAGTGAATGAGGAAAACGCCGCTGGTGGTCGTGTTGTTACGGCACCGACGAATGGTGCAGCTGGTGTTGTGCCTGCAGTTTTGCGTTATTATCTTCAGTTTAATGATAATTCAGATCAAGAAGGAATACATAATTTTTTGTTGACAGCAGCAGCTATTGGTGGTGTCATCAAGCATAATGCCTCTATTTCTGGTGCAGAAGTGGGTTGTCAAGGTGAAGTGGGAACAGCATCTTCAATGGCAGCTGCAGGATTGACAGCTGTGTTAGGTGGTACACCGGCTCAAATTGAAAACGCAGCAGAGATTGCACTTGAGCATCATTTGGGAATGACGTGTGATCCGGTTGCAGGTCTTGTACAGATTCCTTGCATTGAACGCAATGCGATGGGGGCCGTTAAGGCGGTAACAGCTTCTTCTCTTGCGTTGCATGGTAATGGGAAGCATTTTGTTTCTCTTGATGCTTGTATAGAAACAATGCGTCAGACCGGACATGATATGAGTGAACGCTATAAAGAAACGAGTAAAGCTGGTCTCGCAGTTAATGCAATATCCTGTTAA
- the rpoC gene encoding DNA-directed RNA polymerase subunit beta': MNHEVMNLFNPQSPAQTFDSIRISIASPEKILSWSYGEIKKPETINYRTFKPERDGLFCARIFGPIKDYECLCGKYKRMKYKGIICEKCGVEVTLSRVRRERMGHIELAAPVAHIWFLKSLPGRISTLLDLTLKDIERVLYFENYIVTEPGLTSLKLHQLLSEEEYMLAIDEFGEDQFTAMIGAEAIYELLASMELEKIANDLRAELSETTSELKQKKLIKRLKIVENFLESGNRPEWMIMKTIPVIPPDLRPLVPLDGGRFATSDLNDLYRRVINRNNRLKRLIELRAPGIIVRNEKRMVQEAVDALFDNGRRGRVITGANKRPLKSLSDMLKGKQGRFRQNLLGKRVDYSGRSVIVTGPELKLHQCGLPKKMALELFKPFIYARLDAKGYSSTVKQAKKLVEKEHPEVWDILDEVIREHPVLLNRAPTLHRLGIQAFEPVLIEGKAIQLHPLVCTAFNADFDGDQMAVHVPLSLEAQLEARVLMMSTNNILHPANGAPIIVPSQDMVLGLYYLSIVSEKEPGEGMVFSDIGELHHALENKVVTLHTKIKGRVKNIDKDGKEVAKLYDTTPGRLIIGELLPKNPSISFDIVNQEMTKKNISKMIDQVYRHCGQKETVIFCDRIMQLGFSHACRAGISFGKDDMLIPDSKLRLVAETEALAKEYEQQYNDGLITQGEKYNKVVDAWGKCTDRVADEMMKRIQAVEFDPKTGRQRPMNSIYMMSHSGARGSANQMKQLAGMRGLMAKPSGEIIETPIISNFKEGLTVNEYFNSTHGARKGLADTALKTANSGYLTRRLVDVAQDAIISAVDCGTAKGLTMQPIVDAGQIVASLGQRILGRTALVDILHPVSGEVILEGGAMIEEADVAKIEEAGIQSVQIRSALTCETRLGVCAKCYGRDLARGTPVNQGEAVGVIAAQSIGEPGTQLTMRTFHLGGTAQVVDSSHLEASYEGTVEIRNRNVVRNSEGHLVVMGRNMAILIKDGSGKERVVHRISYGAHIFVDDGDVVKCGQRIAEWDPYTRPILTEVEGYVGFEDMIDGLSVTETADESTGITKRLVIDWRANPRGADLKPAIIIHADKKGEAIAKYKGAEARYMMSVETILSVEPGSHVKAGDVIARLPMESAKTKDITGGLPRVAELFEARRPKDHAIIAEVSGTIRFGRGYKNKRRIIIEPNDETLEPVEYLIPKGKLFHFQEGDQIEKGDYILDGNPAPHDILAIKGVEALASYLVNEIQEVYRLQGVLINDKHIEVIVRQMLQKVEITESGDSGYIPGDHVDRIELDEINDNLLAEGKRPASGNPILLGITKASLQTPSFISAASFQETTRVLTEAAVSGKIDTLQGLKENVIVGRLIPAGTGGTIAQIRRIAAVRDDLIVDEQRKSGNNEVAKAMLTNMTTVTTVE, from the coding sequence ATGAACCACGAGGTCATGAATCTTTTCAATCCTCAGTCACCAGCGCAGACATTTGACTCTATTCGTATTTCAATTGCGAGCCCTGAGAAGATTTTGTCTTGGTCGTATGGTGAGATCAAGAAGCCTGAAACTATTAATTATAGGACTTTTAAGCCAGAGCGTGATGGTCTTTTCTGTGCACGTATATTTGGTCCAATTAAAGACTATGAATGTCTATGCGGTAAATATAAACGCATGAAATATAAAGGCATTATCTGTGAGAAATGTGGTGTAGAAGTTACTCTTTCACGTGTACGTCGTGAGCGTATGGGCCATATTGAACTTGCAGCACCTGTCGCACATATCTGGTTCCTTAAATCATTACCAGGTCGCATTTCTACACTTTTAGATTTGACTTTGAAAGATATTGAGCGAGTTCTCTATTTTGAAAATTATATTGTCACAGAGCCAGGGCTGACATCCCTTAAGCTCCATCAGCTTCTTTCTGAAGAAGAATATATGCTGGCTATTGATGAGTTCGGGGAAGATCAGTTCACAGCCATGATTGGTGCAGAGGCTATTTACGAACTTCTAGCTAGTATGGAGTTAGAAAAAATTGCCAATGATTTGCGTGCCGAATTGTCCGAGACAACTTCGGAATTAAAACAGAAAAAGCTCATTAAACGGCTTAAGATTGTTGAAAATTTTCTTGAATCTGGCAATAGACCAGAGTGGATGATTATGAAAACGATACCGGTTATTCCACCGGATTTACGTCCATTGGTTCCACTTGACGGTGGTCGTTTTGCTACGTCCGATTTGAATGATCTTTATCGGCGGGTTATAAATCGTAATAATCGATTGAAACGACTTATTGAATTGCGGGCCCCAGGAATTATTGTACGCAATGAAAAGCGTATGGTGCAAGAAGCTGTTGATGCATTATTTGATAATGGTCGTCGTGGGCGTGTAATTACTGGAGCCAATAAGCGTCCACTAAAATCTCTTTCAGATATGCTAAAGGGTAAGCAAGGACGTTTCCGTCAAAACTTACTTGGAAAGCGTGTTGATTACTCGGGGCGTTCTGTTATTGTCACAGGTCCTGAATTGAAATTACATCAATGTGGTCTTCCTAAGAAAATGGCTCTCGAATTATTTAAGCCATTTATTTATGCACGGCTTGATGCAAAGGGGTATTCATCAACTGTAAAACAGGCAAAGAAGCTTGTTGAAAAAGAGCATCCAGAAGTTTGGGATATCTTGGATGAGGTTATTCGTGAACATCCTGTTTTGCTTAATCGTGCACCAACATTGCACCGTTTGGGGATTCAAGCTTTTGAACCTGTTTTGATTGAAGGGAAAGCTATACAGCTTCATCCATTGGTATGTACTGCTTTTAATGCCGATTTTGATGGAGATCAGATGGCGGTCCACGTTCCACTTTCTCTTGAAGCACAGCTTGAAGCGCGTGTTTTGATGATGTCGACCAATAATATTCTTCATCCAGCCAATGGTGCCCCAATTATTGTTCCATCACAGGATATGGTTCTTGGTCTTTACTATCTTTCGATTGTTTCTGAAAAAGAACCGGGCGAGGGGATGGTTTTTTCCGATATAGGCGAACTTCATCACGCCTTGGAAAATAAGGTTGTAACTCTTCACACGAAGATCAAAGGCCGCGTTAAAAATATCGATAAGGATGGAAAAGAAGTTGCTAAGCTTTATGATACAACACCTGGTCGTTTGATCATTGGGGAGCTTTTACCGAAAAATCCAAGTATCTCCTTTGATATTGTTAATCAAGAAATGACTAAAAAGAACATTTCTAAAATGATTGACCAAGTTTATCGACACTGTGGGCAAAAAGAAACGGTTATTTTTTGTGACCGTATTATGCAGCTTGGCTTTTCTCATGCTTGTCGTGCGGGAATATCATTTGGTAAGGACGATATGCTTATTCCTGATAGCAAGTTGCGTTTGGTTGCAGAAACGGAAGCTTTGGCTAAAGAGTATGAACAACAATATAATGATGGTCTCATTACACAAGGTGAAAAATATAACAAAGTTGTAGATGCTTGGGGTAAATGTACGGATCGTGTTGCCGACGAAATGATGAAACGTATTCAAGCTGTCGAATTTGATCCTAAAACAGGTCGTCAGCGGCCAATGAATTCGATCTATATGATGTCACATTCTGGTGCGCGTGGTTCTGCTAACCAGATGAAACAGTTGGCTGGTATGCGTGGGTTGATGGCAAAACCCTCAGGTGAAATTATTGAAACACCGATCATTTCAAACTTTAAGGAAGGTCTTACTGTTAACGAGTACTTTAACTCGACTCACGGTGCACGTAAAGGACTTGCTGATACTGCATTAAAAACTGCCAACTCTGGTTATCTCACACGGCGTCTTGTTGATGTTGCACAGGATGCTATTATTTCAGCAGTTGATTGTGGTACTGCAAAGGGGTTGACTATGCAGCCAATTGTTGATGCTGGACAAATCGTTGCGTCTCTTGGGCAAAGAATTCTTGGTCGCACAGCGCTTGTTGATATTCTACATCCAGTTTCTGGAGAGGTTATTCTTGAAGGTGGTGCGATGATTGAAGAGGCTGATGTTGCTAAGATTGAAGAAGCCGGAATTCAGTCTGTTCAAATCCGCTCTGCTTTGACATGTGAAACGCGTCTTGGTGTTTGTGCCAAATGCTATGGTCGTGATTTGGCACGCGGGACACCGGTTAATCAGGGTGAGGCAGTTGGTGTTATTGCCGCTCAGTCGATTGGAGAACCTGGAACTCAGCTTACTATGCGTACTTTCCACTTGGGAGGAACGGCGCAAGTTGTTGATTCATCTCATTTAGAGGCCTCTTATGAAGGTACAGTAGAGATTCGTAATCGCAATGTGGTTCGCAATTCTGAAGGCCATTTAGTGGTTATGGGACGTAATATGGCTATCCTTATCAAGGATGGATCTGGAAAAGAGCGTGTTGTACATCGTATTAGCTATGGTGCACATATTTTTGTTGATGATGGTGATGTTGTTAAATGTGGCCAGCGTATCGCAGAATGGGATCCTTATACGCGTCCAATTCTCACTGAAGTTGAAGGATATGTAGGTTTTGAGGATATGATTGATGGTTTATCAGTTACTGAAACGGCTGATGAATCTACAGGGATCACGAAACGCTTAGTGATTGATTGGCGTGCTAATCCAAGGGGAGCTGATCTAAAACCAGCTATTATCATCCATGCAGATAAGAAAGGTGAGGCTATTGCCAAATATAAGGGAGCTGAAGCCCGTTACATGATGTCAGTGGAGACTATTCTTTCTGTTGAGCCTGGTTCTCATGTTAAGGCGGGTGATGTTATTGCGCGTTTGCCAATGGAAAGTGCCAAGACAAAAGATATTACAGGTGGTCTCCCACGTGTGGCTGAGCTTTTTGAAGCGCGGCGTCCAAAGGATCATGCTATTATTGCTGAAGTCAGTGGTACAATACGATTTGGTCGTGGTTATAAGAATAAGCGTCGTATTATTATTGAACCAAATGATGAAACTCTTGAGCCAGTAGAATATTTGATTCCAAAGGGTAAGTTGTTTCACTTCCAAGAAGGTGACCAAATTGAAAAAGGAGATTATATCCTCGATGGTAATCCAGCTCCTCATGATATTTTGGCGATTAAAGGTGTTGAAGCTTTGGCGTCTTATCTTGTTAATGAAATTCAAGAGGTTTACCGTTTGCAGGGCGTTTTAATTAATGATAAGCACATTGAAGTGATTGTTCGTCAGATGTTGCAAAAAGTTGAAATTACTGAATCGGGAGATTCTGGTTATATTCCAGGTGATCACGTTGATCGTATTGAATTAGATGAAATCAATGATAATTTGCTTGCAGAAGGAAAAAGACCAGCCTCTGGTAATCCTATACTGCTTGGGATTACAAAAGCATCTCTTCAAACACCCTCCTTTATTTCAGCGGCATCATTTCAGGAAACAACTCGAGTACTTACGGAGGCAGCGGTTTCTGGAAAGATTGATACTTTGCAAGGTCTTAAGGAGAATGTTATTGTCGGTCGTCTTATTCCTGCGGGTACAGGCGGTACGATTGCTCAAATCCGTCGTATTGCTGCAGTTCGTGATGATTTGATTGTTGATGAACAGCGCAAGTCTGGTAATAACGAAGTAGCTAAAGCTATGTTAACAAACATGACAACTGTTACAACTGTTGAATAA
- the clpA gene encoding ATP-dependent Clp protease ATP-binding subunit ClpA has product MPSFTPSLEEVLHRALTIANQARHEYATLEHLLLALLDDADASSVIRACQVDVEELRERLTNYIQSELDAQMRNDEDTKPTTFFQRVIQRAVIHAQSAGKDEVSGANVLVAIFSERESYAAYFLQEMGMTRYDVVRFISHGITRDDGLSMLLEDLEDQLDQQISDNSIKVTSALTAYCIDLNCKARNGKVDLLIGREVEISRMIQVLCRRSKNNPLLVGDPGVGKTAIIEGLAKRIVDGEVPEVLSNATIFSLDMGGLVAGTRYRGDFEERLKQLIKEFEQYSNAVLFIDEIHTLIGAGATLGGNMDAANLLKPALSSGTIRCIGSTTYKEYRKIFEQDRALERRFQKIDVNEPSVADAIKILQGLKPYFEDFHQIKYTDEAMKASVELSSRYMIDRRLPDKAIDVIDESGAAQRLLPKKQRKKSIGVKEIEATVATMARIPPKTVSGDDQKMLSKLERELKHVVYGQDQAISVLVSSIKLARAGLRDADKPIGSYLFSGPTGVGKTEVTKQLASSLGIELLRFDMSEYMERHTVARLIGAPPGYIGFDQGGLLTDAVDQKPHAVLLLDEIEKAHSELFNILLQVMDYGKLTDHNGKKIDFRNIILIMTTNAGASDMAKSAIGFGKVHRDGDDIEAINRLFTPEFRNRLDAIIPFSPLSQLIINQIVQKFIFQLEAQLADRGICFELSPSAMVWLANKGYDFQMGARPLGRIIQEYIKKPLADEILFGQLRNGGMVRVLTHRPNGGKEKLQLKISSSDGSVGLKNRKTARFSKKRVGRKSSAT; this is encoded by the coding sequence ATGCCATCTTTTACGCCTAGTCTTGAAGAGGTTCTGCATCGGGCATTAACAATTGCTAATCAAGCGCGACATGAATATGCGACATTAGAGCATCTTCTCCTTGCTCTTCTAGATGATGCTGATGCAAGTTCAGTAATTCGGGCTTGTCAGGTAGATGTGGAAGAATTGCGAGAGCGCTTAACCAACTATATCCAATCAGAATTAGATGCACAAATGAGAAATGATGAGGATACAAAACCGACAACATTTTTCCAGCGTGTTATCCAGCGTGCAGTGATTCATGCTCAGTCAGCTGGGAAAGATGAAGTATCTGGGGCAAACGTTCTCGTTGCAATTTTTTCTGAACGTGAAAGTTATGCAGCATATTTCCTTCAAGAGATGGGCATGACACGCTATGATGTAGTGCGTTTTATTTCACATGGTATCACGCGTGATGATGGATTATCCATGTTACTTGAAGATCTCGAAGATCAATTGGATCAGCAGATATCGGATAATAGTATAAAGGTAACAAGTGCGCTGACTGCTTATTGTATTGATCTCAATTGTAAAGCACGTAATGGAAAAGTTGATTTATTAATTGGTCGTGAAGTTGAAATTTCACGCATGATTCAGGTTTTATGTCGAAGATCGAAAAACAATCCGCTTTTAGTTGGTGATCCTGGAGTTGGAAAAACAGCTATAATTGAGGGGTTGGCGAAACGCATTGTTGATGGGGAAGTGCCTGAAGTTTTATCAAATGCAACGATATTTTCCCTTGATATGGGAGGGCTTGTTGCTGGCACACGCTATCGCGGTGATTTTGAAGAACGATTAAAGCAACTTATTAAAGAATTTGAGCAATATTCAAATGCTGTTTTATTTATTGATGAAATTCATACATTGATTGGAGCAGGAGCTACATTAGGAGGGAATATGGATGCGGCAAATCTTTTAAAGCCTGCATTATCTTCCGGAACTATTCGATGTATTGGTTCGACAACTTATAAGGAATATCGCAAAATTTTTGAACAAGATCGAGCTTTAGAACGTCGTTTTCAGAAGATTGATGTTAACGAGCCTTCTGTTGCCGACGCAATTAAGATTTTGCAAGGATTAAAGCCTTACTTTGAAGATTTTCATCAGATCAAATATACGGATGAGGCGATGAAGGCATCCGTAGAATTATCTTCACGTTATATGATTGATCGCAGATTACCTGACAAAGCAATAGATGTTATTGATGAAAGCGGTGCAGCACAAAGGCTTTTGCCAAAAAAACAACGAAAAAAAAGTATAGGTGTCAAAGAAATTGAAGCGACTGTTGCTACTATGGCGAGAATTCCGCCAAAAACAGTTTCGGGCGATGATCAGAAGATGCTTAGCAAGCTTGAAAGGGAACTCAAGCATGTTGTTTATGGACAAGATCAAGCAATTTCGGTATTAGTATCCTCCATTAAATTGGCGCGAGCAGGATTGCGCGATGCGGACAAACCAATAGGAAGTTATTTATTTTCAGGACCAACAGGTGTAGGAAAAACTGAAGTTACAAAACAGCTTGCATCGTCGTTAGGAATTGAACTGTTGCGTTTTGATATGTCAGAATATATGGAACGGCATACGGTGGCGCGCTTAATCGGAGCTCCTCCAGGTTACATAGGGTTTGATCAAGGAGGTCTCCTTACAGATGCAGTTGATCAGAAGCCTCATGCAGTTTTATTGCTGGATGAGATTGAGAAAGCCCATTCAGAGCTCTTTAATATTTTATTGCAGGTAATGGATTATGGAAAATTAACAGACCATAATGGCAAAAAAATTGATTTCCGCAATATCATTTTAATTATGACAACCAATGCTGGTGCTTCAGATATGGCAAAGTCGGCTATTGGATTTGGCAAGGTGCATCGCGATGGTGACGATATAGAAGCGATCAATCGCTTATTTACACCGGAATTTCGTAATCGGCTAGATGCAATTATTCCATTTTCACCTTTATCTCAGTTAATTATCAATCAGATTGTGCAAAAGTTTATTTTTCAGCTTGAGGCACAACTGGCTGATCGGGGAATTTGTTTTGAGTTAAGTCCTTCTGCAATGGTTTGGCTTGCCAATAAAGGATACGATTTTCAGATGGGTGCGCGCCCATTGGGGCGTATTATACAAGAATATATTAAGAAACCGCTCGCTGACGAAATTTTATTTGGACAGTTGCGCAATGGTGGCATGGTTCGCGTATTGACACACAGACCAAATGGAGGAAAAGAGAAGCTACAGTTAAAAATTTCATCTTCCGATGGATCTGTTGGTTTAAAGAACAGAAAAACAGCACGTTTTAGCAAAAAACGTGTGGGAAGAAAAAGCTCAGCAACTTAA
- a CDS encoding D-alanyl-D-alanine carboxypeptidase has translation MYIDCQKIVRCYKKIAIAFVVLALSYSWAFATPQEAYPDKYAAIVIDANTGKTLFQANATLKRYPASLTKMMTLYLLFEAMHMRRVTPNTPILVSRNAATRPPTKLGLKTGQTISAQEAAKALITRSANDVATAIAEYLGGNEKKFARMMTAKARKLGMINTHFANASGLPDVRNYSTARDMATLSLALRKHFPQQYKLFKIKSFIFHGHTVNTHNKLVKTMKGVDGIKTGYTQMSGSNLATSMRIEGRSIVAVVMGGKSSTARDKHMASLLSQYLPKASRMKNDGRLMASAHYNLPNGAQTPIPPVKADPTDSDDEISTLLTAFAEQSRNSNTAIAAVNQAIIPIPNPQKAISVKINEIVTASLSTNAGWAIQIGSLPSKKQAETLLLKAKNKAYSALKNASSHMQLFEKNKRRYYRARFVGFQSKKAAFNACSLLKKANFNCYTVAY, from the coding sequence GTGTATATTGACTGCCAAAAAATTGTGCGTTGCTATAAAAAAATAGCAATTGCGTTTGTTGTTTTAGCTCTTTCTTACTCTTGGGCATTCGCTACTCCTCAAGAAGCCTATCCTGATAAGTATGCTGCTATCGTTATAGATGCAAATACAGGAAAAACTCTATTTCAAGCCAATGCAACATTAAAACGTTATCCCGCTTCTTTGACAAAAATGATGACGCTTTATCTGCTTTTTGAAGCTATGCATATGCGTCGTGTAACACCCAATACCCCAATCCTTGTCTCACGGAATGCAGCAACACGCCCACCCACAAAACTTGGACTTAAAACAGGACAAACAATTTCTGCACAAGAAGCCGCTAAAGCACTCATTACACGATCAGCAAATGATGTTGCTACTGCGATTGCCGAATATCTTGGTGGCAATGAAAAAAAATTCGCACGAATGATGACAGCTAAAGCTCGCAAACTTGGTATGATAAATACTCATTTCGCAAATGCTTCAGGACTTCCGGATGTGCGCAATTATTCTACAGCACGAGATATGGCTACTTTGTCATTGGCCTTACGCAAACATTTTCCACAACAGTATAAATTGTTCAAAATAAAAAGTTTTATTTTCCATGGACATACCGTAAACACTCACAATAAATTAGTCAAAACAATGAAAGGCGTCGATGGAATTAAGACAGGATACACACAAATGTCAGGTTCTAATTTAGCGACTTCTATGCGTATTGAAGGGCGCTCTATCGTTGCTGTCGTTATGGGAGGTAAATCCTCCACCGCACGCGATAAGCATATGGCCAGCTTATTGAGCCAATATTTACCCAAAGCAAGCCGCATGAAAAATGATGGACGTTTAATGGCTTCTGCACACTATAACTTACCCAATGGCGCTCAAACTCCTATACCACCTGTTAAAGCTGATCCAACCGATTCCGATGATGAAATTTCTACTCTATTGACAGCATTTGCAGAACAATCTAGAAATTCCAATACAGCAATAGCCGCTGTAAACCAGGCAATTATACCAATCCCTAACCCTCAAAAAGCTATATCTGTTAAAATTAATGAAATTGTTACGGCCTCTTTGTCCACAAACGCTGGATGGGCTATCCAAATTGGTTCTCTTCCTAGTAAAAAACAAGCAGAAACTTTACTTTTAAAAGCAAAAAATAAAGCCTACTCCGCTTTAAAGAACGCATCTTCACATATGCAACTTTTTGAAAAAAACAAACGTCGTTATTATCGTGCACGGTTTGTAGGATTTCAATCAAAAAAAGCTGCATTTAATGCTTGTTCTCTATTAAAGAAAGCAAATTTTAACTGCTATACTGTAGCTTATTAA
- a CDS encoding nitroreductase, whose translation MADAPIDIFQSILSRKSIRAFTDQPVTQETIREILKLAARAPSGTNLQPWQVIVLTGKILQKVGQELSQLVLSGIKGEREYHYYPRQWREPYLSRRRKVGLDLYKSLGIQKGDQEKMLHQKAKNFLFYGAPVGLLFTIDHDMEMGSWLDLGMFMQTIMLAARGFGLDTCAQAAFADYHKQIRSLLSVPSDRHIICGMALGYRDMNAPENNFETEREPIDNFVHFIKSYP comes from the coding sequence ATGGCGGATGCTCCTATTGATATTTTCCAATCTATTCTGTCGCGAAAGTCAATACGGGCTTTTACTGACCAGCCTGTTACACAGGAAACGATTAGAGAAATTTTAAAACTTGCAGCACGTGCGCCATCTGGAACAAATCTCCAGCCGTGGCAAGTGATTGTTTTGACGGGAAAAATATTACAGAAAGTAGGACAAGAACTTTCACAACTTGTCCTTTCAGGAATAAAAGGAGAGCGTGAATATCATTATTATCCACGTCAATGGCGTGAACCTTATCTTTCAAGGCGTCGGAAGGTTGGTTTGGATCTTTATAAGAGCCTTGGAATTCAAAAGGGTGATCAGGAAAAAATGCTTCATCAGAAGGCAAAAAATTTTTTATTTTATGGTGCACCTGTGGGATTATTGTTCACAATAGATCATGACATGGAAATGGGAAGCTGGCTTGATTTAGGCATGTTTATGCAGACTATTATGCTAGCAGCGCGTGGGTTTGGATTAGATACGTGTGCTCAAGCAGCTTTTGCTGATTATCATAAACAAATTCGTTCACTTTTGTCTGTGCCTTCTGATCGACATATTATCTGTGGTATGGCACTCGGCTATCGCGATATGAACGCACCAGAAAACAATTTTGAAACTGAACGCGAACCAATCGATAATTTTGTACATTTTATTAAATCATACCCATAG